Sequence from the Nasonia vitripennis strain AsymCx chromosome 5, Nvit_psr_1.1, whole genome shotgun sequence genome:
GTGGACCCACAAATAACATCAATTGAGGTGCTCCAAAGTATTTTGATAAAAGCATTTGACATTAAAGggtgatatttttttatagtttttacTTTTCTGATTATTTGTTTTAACTATTGAGCTGTCAAACTCAAAAATACTTGATATTCTTTATTTCAGTGAATTCACCATTTCATACAGAGCAATAGATGATTATGGTGCagaaacttatttatttttactctcAGATTGGGATTTGGATGCTGCTTTTATTAGgtaaatatatagatatgctTATATGTAAATGGTTTTACACTATTCTAAAAGATAACTAATACATGCTGCGCAAACTTTTCAGTGCATCAGACCCGTATCTCTATTTGcaagtaaatttaaaaccatTTGGAGAAACAAATGAATGTGAGAGTGATTGGGAACCAAATGTTCAACATGTGGCCTCTAGACCGGATCTGGGCTTTACATACAAGACCCCCAGATTGCCTGGAATTATTATGAATAAGGTAAAAGAAGgcaatatacgtatatatctAGTATCAGATCTcaaatattgatgaaaatttaaaatacttttacaTTGTAGATGGAAAAGACTTTGAATCTTGTACAAAGAGCTTTGGGTAATTTTGGTGAGGATTTGAACGCAAGTACGCAACCTCCGCGATCACCTTTGACAGATGCCGAATTTCGCAAGTTTTTGGATCCAATAGGTCAGGTTATTCAGTCCAAAGAACTTCGTGCTGTTATTTACTTTGGTGGCATTGAACCAAGTCTGCGAAAAGTCGTTTGGAAGCACATACTTAATGTATATCCTGAAGGAATGTCTGGGCGTGAAAGAATGGATTATATGAAACGTAAAGCTCAAGAGTACATAAATTTACGAGATGCTTGGAAAAATCTTATGCACAACGGACAAAATGTTGGAGATTTAGGTATTTTGCTTGCAAATTCAATTAAACGacttctttattatttttcaataatagcATCAGTCACATTAACTTATAATTTTAGCTTATGTTACTAGTATGGTTCGTAAAGATGTACTCAGAACTGATCGGCATCACAAATTTTATGGTGGCTCTGATGATAATCAAAATACCGCGAGTCTGTTTAATATTCTAACAACGTATGCTTTGAATCACCCTAGTGTAAGTTATTGTCAAGGGATGAGTGACTTGGCCTCACCTCTTTTAGTAACTATGCGCGACGAAGCTCAAGCTTATATCTGTCTCTGTGCACTTATGAGAAGGTTGCAGGATAATTTTATGCTTGATGGAATCGCGATGACTACTAAATTTGCTCATCTATCAGAGGGTATGTTTAGCCAATTAATGAAACTGTTCTCAAacacttttaatattttagaaGACACAACGTTTTTCATCTTGCAGGTCTACAATACTACGATCCCGAATTTTTCGCCTATCTTAAACTGCATCAAGCCGATGATCTATTATTTTGCTATAGATGGTTACTACTAGAAATGAAAAGAGAATTTGCTCTCGACGAAGCGATGAGAATGCTAGAAGTTTTATGGGCATCCTTGCCAGCATCGCCACCGCCGAATGGCGAGCTTAGCCTAGCCGAAGTAAAATTCCCACCGGCATCTCCACCTCCAAATCCTAATGTTAAACAAATCCGAGAGAATGCTTACACCAAAGTCTGTGCCCTTCGACGACAAAGTTCGTCTACGAGTATTTGTAGTGCAAGAAAACGAAATATCAGTACCAGTGAATCTTTGATAGAGAATAATACTCACGAAAAAGATGAGACAAAAAGGTATTTTCATTCGTTTGAATTTCTCTGATTTATAAAGTGATTTCGAGAAGATATAGTAACGGTGGCATACATTTGTTTCAGACCAATAGTTCGACAACAAAAATCTGGTCCCGAGAGTGACCGCCTCGATGTGATGAGAAATCAAAGAAATATTCCAACTGTTAAGTGTCTTAGCGTGGATTCAATACCCAATCCACTAGTGAATAAGCAGACGTCACCCTCTTTAGATGTCGACGACAGACTGAGCTCTTCAAGCAATTCGGATCAACAATCCAAGGTCCAAGCAGGGAAATGCTCCCGTGtagttaaaaatttaaacGAATTCTTAAATTTTACGAGTCTTAATAAAAGTAGAGTCACGCCGAGTGATGATCGTTCCGAAGTGCCGGTGAGGGTGACAGACGAAGACCAAGTCGTCCAACTTGTTCGCGATGAATCCAATTCTCCCGAtgattataccgatttttttcCTATGACTACATCGATGACGAGAGAATTACGATTGGAGCTCGAGTCGCTTGATAGACAGGTAACAAAAATTGGTTTATTCTAACgcgttaaaaaattaattcaccAATAACGCTTATAACTGCGTTACAGGTTTTCGGACCGTCTCCACCAGTGAGTGATCAACATTGTGATTGTACTATATCGAAGCGGGACAGTGAAATCGTAGAAAGTGAAACTGAAATCGAATTACCCAAGTGCAGCCCAGCAGCAGACGTTTTTGTTTGGGAGAACCCTTTACATTCTTTGCAGAATAAGCagaatccacctaccccggaTGAACAGGCCGACTTGGAATACGATGGTGAAATTTTGGAGGACCAAAATGGAGTCAAGTCAGTTACACCTATCCGTTTATTCAAGCGCACAACCAGGTATGTAGGCGTTTGAATTTTACAAAACGTATTCTGTACTTGACAGTTACACGCGAGTATAATTCTATGTGATTCTATGTGATTGTTAAGGTGTGACGACGTATCAGATAGCGATGAAACCGATAGCTGGCCGCAAAATCCGATGGTAACCGATGCAACGGCTGTGCCTGTAGCCCAAGAGCAATGCGAAGAGGTGACCGAATTGACTAATCTCATTCCAGCAGGCATGAGCGATGACGACCATCAACTTGGCACCGACTCGCTACCGCCTCCCAGTGAATTCGGAGGCGGGAATCCTTTTTTAATGTTCCTGTGTATAACTCTCCTACTGCAACACAGAGACTTTGTTATACGCAATCAGATGGACTATAACGAAATGGCAATGCATTTTGATAAAATGGTGCGTCGCCATAACGTCACCAAAGTCCTGAATCAAGCAAGACAACTGTTTGCGGGTTACTTGAGAAGGCATGCAAATAAGTCGGAATTTATAAACGTGTAAGGAACTGATGCTGCAGCAGCtgatgtatttttttctcgacaacaaaacaaaaagaattaatgaaaatattttaaacgtATTGTGAATACTGATATTTTATGGAGGTTTTCGTTAGATTGTTATATGTGATCGACTGTATTATTGGCAGAAGCTatttatttcttgaaattttatttattattatgttttGTTGTAAACCGCGAACTGCGAACAAGTCCTATGCaagcaaaattaatttagCCTAGTATAAGCagaatatataaaaagagTCTGATATGCACTCGAACCAATTAGATTATTGCACACTATGACTTGGAGGAAAAACGGTACAAGTTTTATAGTATTGTACCTAGtagtagaaatatttttttgacgAAAATGGCGAGTGCTTATTGTGCTTTTGTTTCTACTGTACTTACCGGTACTTCTGCTAAATACAATGACGTGCAAGTGTACATGAAGATTTTTATTTGCAGTACCCGACAAACTGTGTTATTTGGTTGTTGCgcacgaaaaaaattattgcaagttttataataaattgaatatgaTTTTTCGTACGTCTAGTAATTTAACAACTTCGCACTGACACATACTCCTATATCGGTTTGAAAACAGACAAAAATAATTACGAGAGccagcgtctaaaatagaaTGTTTCTTTTTGCGATATGCCTCATTACTATAAGTAGTCCTATAGTGCACTCGTAAGCTAGGGTGAAGCACCTTTCATATCATAGCTACCTATAATCATTATAATGAGCTCGCGATATGCCAAGAAAAGAAGGAAGTAGAAGTTCCCTCGAAAACAATATTGCTTCTCCACAACAACATCAAAACGTACAGTAAAGCATTACTACAAGCGACGACGTCTAAAATTGAGCGTTTTGTTTCACGATATGCCTCATTACGAACTAGTTCTATACGCGCACCTGCTAAACTAGAGTGATATACATCGTAGTTTCCATTAATCATTAATGAGCTTGCGATATGTCGAGAAAAGTTTCTTCCGAAACATTGCATCCCCCCAACGATATCAACGTTCCCGTAATAACTCGAGGCGGGAGCTATAACcttcattaaaattcaatcgAATGAAGAGACACGAACGCAGGGATCATTCGCCGCCGGAAACATTGTAGTCGATCTATTTTCGTTGCGATGCGTTCGCTAATTCCCATAGAAACTTGAAACGAAACAACAGTCTGCTGCCCGACCCGGCGTTTATTTAATATCTTGGAATACAAGTATGGAAATAACGGCAGCAGCGGTAGAAAGCCTCGTGCCTAAATAATGAAGCGGATCAACGATACTTTCTTGTTACAAAATAGATCGTCGTGCTGTGTTGGAGGGTGGAAATGGAAGCTATTTGATGGACGCGTAAGAGAACGTAAAATTATAGGCTGCAGCTTGGGAAGGCTTCTTTGTTCCATGCACGTTAATAAATCGACCGCCGGAATAGTCGAgtgaaaatgtattttattaacaaCTTTTACCTTTGCACGTATAGAaatatttagattttataGCTGTATATAAAACAATGTACGGCGAGGCGGTATTGTCATCCTCGTCAGATTGAACGCCGAGTACGATACTTTCAGCAGCTGCAAAAATGCacgaaaatatacaaaaattaaattaaacgaATCG
This genomic interval carries:
- the LOC100678410 gene encoding TBC1 domain family member 25, whose amino-acid sequence is MFGCPREAVRVKVKKCESRHHPEYRKFSVDPQITSIEVLQSILIKAFDIKGEFTISYRAIDDYGAETYLFLLSDWDLDAAFISASDPYLYLQVNLKPFGETNECESDWEPNVQHVASRPDLGFTYKTPRLPGIIMNKMEKTLNLVQRALGNFGEDLNASTQPPRSPLTDAEFRKFLDPIGQVIQSKELRAVIYFGGIEPSLRKVVWKHILNVYPEGMSGRERMDYMKRKAQEYINLRDAWKNLMHNGQNVGDLAYVTSMVRKDVLRTDRHHKFYGGSDDNQNTASLFNILTTYALNHPSVSYCQGMSDLASPLLVTMRDEAQAYICLCALMRRLQDNFMLDGIAMTTKFAHLSEGLQYYDPEFFAYLKLHQADDLLFCYRWLLLEMKREFALDEAMRMLEVLWASLPASPPPNGELSLAEVKFPPASPPPNPNVKQIRENAYTKVCALRRQSSSTSICSARKRNISTSESLIENNTHEKDETKRPIVRQQKSGPESDRLDVMRNQRNIPTVKCLSVDSIPNPLVNKQTSPSLDVDDRLSSSSNSDQQSKVQAGKCSRVVKNLNEFLNFTSLNKSRVTPSDDRSEVPVRVTDEDQVVQLVRDESNSPDDYTDFFPMTTSMTRELRLELESLDRQVFGPSPPVSDQHCDCTISKRDSEIVESETEIELPKCSPAADVFVWENPLHSLQNKQNPPTPDEQADLEYDGEILEDQNGVKSVTPIRLFKRTTRCDDVSDSDETDSWPQNPMVTDATAVPVAQEQCEEVTELTNLIPAGMSDDDHQLGTDSLPPPSEFGGGNPFLMFLCITLLLQHRDFVIRNQMDYNEMAMHFDKMVRRHNVTKVLNQARQLFAGYLRRHANKSEFINV